In Dama dama isolate Ldn47 chromosome X, ASM3311817v1, whole genome shotgun sequence, one genomic interval encodes:
- the GEMIN8 gene encoding gem-associated protein 8 isoform X1, whose product MEAKPAPAEDPESWSSHPVYARYWQHYHQAMAWMYSHQSAYQKAVESVLTSPWYPATGLDQSAAAKASRSSKPPSASGDACCGRSRPSKPGPRRRSTEKPAQFAEDNESESDDGGIVCDLSNMVITDELRQYFAQTERHREERRRQQQLDAARLKDYVNADHGLYCDKRGRSALPPAERPGERRQAEMQRLYGASAAKIQAMETAMQLSFDKHCDRKQPKYWPVIPLKF is encoded by the exons ATGGAGGCAAag CCGGCACCCGCAGAAGATCCCGAGTCTTGGTCCTCTCATCCAGTCTATGCAAGGTACTGGCAGCATTACCATCAAGCCATGGCGTGGATGTACAGCCACCAGAGTGCCTATCAGAAGGCGGTGGAATCAGTCCTCACTTCCCCGTGGTACCCAGCCACTGGCCTTGACCAGAGTGCTGCCGCCAAGGCTAGCAGAAGCTCCAAGCCTCCCTCAGCCTCTGGGGACGCCTGCTGCGGGCGTTCACGTCCCAGCAAGCCGGGACCACGAAGACGCAGCACAGAAAAGCCAGCCCAGTTCGCAGAGGACAACGAGAGCGAGTCCGACGACGGCGGCATAGTGTGCGACCTGAGCAACATGGTGATCACGGACGAGCTGCGCCAGTACTTCGCGCAGACCGAGCGGCACCGGGAGGAGCGCC ggcggcagcagcagctggaCGCAGCGCGCCTGAAAGACTACGTGAATGCTGACCACGGCCTGTACTGCGACAAGCGTGGCCGCTCCGCGCTGCCCCCAGCCGAGCGACCTGGAGAGCGGCGCCAGGCTGAGATGCAGCGCCTGTACGGGGCCAGTGCCGCCAAGATCCAGGCTATGGAGACGGCCATGCAGCTCAGCTTTGACAAGCACTGCGACCGCAAGCAGCCCAAGTACTGGCCTGTCATCCCACTCAAGTTCTGA
- the GEMIN8 gene encoding gem-associated protein 8 isoform X2 has product MAWMYSHQSAYQKAVESVLTSPWYPATGLDQSAAAKASRSSKPPSASGDACCGRSRPSKPGPRRRSTEKPAQFAEDNESESDDGGIVCDLSNMVITDELRQYFAQTERHREERRRQQQLDAARLKDYVNADHGLYCDKRGRSALPPAERPGERRQAEMQRLYGASAAKIQAMETAMQLSFDKHCDRKQPKYWPVIPLKF; this is encoded by the exons ATGGCGTGGATGTACAGCCACCAGAGTGCCTATCAGAAGGCGGTGGAATCAGTCCTCACTTCCCCGTGGTACCCAGCCACTGGCCTTGACCAGAGTGCTGCCGCCAAGGCTAGCAGAAGCTCCAAGCCTCCCTCAGCCTCTGGGGACGCCTGCTGCGGGCGTTCACGTCCCAGCAAGCCGGGACCACGAAGACGCAGCACAGAAAAGCCAGCCCAGTTCGCAGAGGACAACGAGAGCGAGTCCGACGACGGCGGCATAGTGTGCGACCTGAGCAACATGGTGATCACGGACGAGCTGCGCCAGTACTTCGCGCAGACCGAGCGGCACCGGGAGGAGCGCC ggcggcagcagcagctggaCGCAGCGCGCCTGAAAGACTACGTGAATGCTGACCACGGCCTGTACTGCGACAAGCGTGGCCGCTCCGCGCTGCCCCCAGCCGAGCGACCTGGAGAGCGGCGCCAGGCTGAGATGCAGCGCCTGTACGGGGCCAGTGCCGCCAAGATCCAGGCTATGGAGACGGCCATGCAGCTCAGCTTTGACAAGCACTGCGACCGCAAGCAGCCCAAGTACTGGCCTGTCATCCCACTCAAGTTCTGA